Genomic window (candidate division WOR-3 bacterium):
GATCCGGGCGCTGCACTGCGTCTCGTTCGAGGTGAATGAGGGCGAGATTGTCACTCTGGTCGGGGCCAACGGCGCGGGCAAGAGCACAACACTTCGCACCATTTCCGGGCTGCTGAAGCCGTCCGAGGGAGAGATTGTCTTCGATGGCGGGCGGATTGACGGCATGGCCGGGCACGAGGTGGTGAAGCTCGGCATTGCCCACGTGCCGGAGGGCAGGCAACCCTTCGCCTACCTGACCGTGCATGAGAACCTTCTGCTTGGAGCGTACCACCGGCCGCGGGGAGAAGCAGCCGAATCAATGGAAAGGGTGTTCAGGTCATTCCCAAGGCTCAAGGAACGGCTGGGCCAGACCGCGGGAACGCTGTCGGGCGGCGAACTCCAGATGCTCGCGATGGGACGCGGGCTGATGGCGCGGCCGAAGTTGCTGATGCTCGATGAACCTTCGATGGGACTGTCGCCAATACTGGTGCGAGAGATATTCGACATCATCCGTGAGATCAACCGCCAGGGCACGGCCATCCTGCTGATCGAGCAGAACGCGTTCATGGCCCTGCAGGTTGCGCAGCGGGCCTATGTGCTGGAAACCGGCAAGGTAGTGCTGTCCGGCCCGGCCGCTGAGCTGCTGCGGGATCAGAGAGTCAAAGCAGCATACCTAGGCGAATGACGAATGACGAATTCCGAATGACGATTGAAACCCGAATGGAGGAGAAGTCCGAATTGGTCATTTGGGCTTCGTCATTGATTCGTCATTCGAGATTCGGAATTCGGACTTGAGAACGGCGAGTCGGCTCTGGGTGTGGCTCGTCGTGCCCCTCGTCTTCGCCGTCTATCTCCTCACTCTCTCGCCGACCGTCGGCCTGATTGACTCGGGCGAGCTGGCAGCGGGGTGCTACCTGCTGAACATCCTGCATCCGACCGGATACCCGCTGTACACGATGCTGGGTCGACTCGCGACGCTGGTGCCGGTCGCAATGGTTGTGAACCGCGTGGCGGCACTGAGCGCGTTGCTTGCGGCCGCGGGCGTCGGGTTGCTGCTGCTGCTCGGTCTGCGGCTGGGGATCTCGCGGAGCGTGGCCGGTGCCAGTGCGCTGCTGCTGGGGTTCTCGTTTCCCGTGTGGGCGGTGGCGGTGGACGTCGAGGTCTACAGCCTGACGTTAGTGTTGGTTCTGCTTCTCTGGCTGTCCGCCGAGTCGGTCGACAAGGGAGGGCCGCTGTTCATTCTGGCATACCTCTCCGGACTGGCTCTGACCAACCACATGTCCGCGGCAAGCACGGTCCTGGGCGTGGCGCTGGCTGTCGTTCTCGCGTATC
Coding sequences:
- a CDS encoding ABC transporter ATP-binding protein → MLLRVKDLAVDYGAIRALHCVSFEVNEGEIVTLVGANGAGKSTTLRTISGLLKPSEGEIVFDGGRIDGMAGHEVVKLGIAHVPEGRQPFAYLTVHENLLLGAYHRPRGEAAESMERVFRSFPRLKERLGQTAGTLSGGELQMLAMGRGLMARPKLLMLDEPSMGLSPILVREIFDIIREINRQGTAILLIEQNAFMALQVAQRAYVLETGKVVLSGPAAELLRDQRVKAAYLGE